In Porites lutea chromosome 1, jaPorLute2.1, whole genome shotgun sequence, a single genomic region encodes these proteins:
- the LOC140945839 gene encoding uncharacterized protein, which produces MPWYALNTSIMIQNLRDHCPLVKQVWLADDSAGGGSIVHLYNWYRQLSKEGQKFGYLVNGTKSWLIVKSRELAEEAKRVFGEEVNITTEGQRHLGAVIASQEYKDQYCEEKVRAWKEEIERLSEIAKSQPHAAYIAFTKGYKSKFTYFMRTIESFEDYVDPIQEVIEDLLLPTLFGQSEPLPYEVRRLATLATGQGGLGIPDLKSEAPQQFAASRLITTAHVDSITSQSSIMVPGERSTEELKRHQQSVKRTSAKEKMDSIDSSLSPGLLRLVNQSRDKGASSWLNAMPLADKGLALNKKEFTCSSGTVFNCIPSSYAADTRLMPL; this is translated from the coding sequence ATGCCATGGTATGCACTTAATACATCCATAATGATACAGAATTTGAGGGATCATTGCCCATTGGTTAAACAGGTGTGGCTTGCAGACGACTCAGCTGGAGGAGGGAGTATAGTACACTTATACAACTGGTACAGGCAATTGAGTAAGGAAGGACAAAAGTTTGGTTACCTTGTGAATGGGACAAAGAGCTGGCTTATTGTGAAGTCTAGGGAACTAGCGGAGGAAGCAAAGAGGGTGTTTGGAGAGGAAGTCAACATAACGACTGAAGGTCAGCGCCATCTGGGAGCAGTTATTGCGTCGCAAGAATACAAAGATCAGTATTGTGAGGAGAAGGTTCGTGCATGGAAAGAGGAAATCGAACGTCTCTCTGAAATAGCGAAGAGCCAGCCCCATGCAGCGTATATTGCTttcacaaaaggctacaagtcgAAGTTCACCTACTTCATGCGCACGATTGAATCGTTTGAAGATTATGTCGATCCAATCCAGGAAGTGATTGAAGATTTACTACTCCCTACTTTGTTCGGTCAATCAGAGCCTCTCCCTTACGAGGTGCGCAGACTTGCTACCTTAGCAACGGGTCAAGGGGGTCTAGGCATTCCTGATCTGAAATCCGAGGCACCGCAGCAGTTTGCTGCCTCGAGACTAATAACCACCGCCCACGTAGATTCTATTACATCACAGAGTTCCATCATGGTGCCAGGAGAAAGATCTACGGAGGAGCTAAAGAGGCATCAACAATCAGTTAAGAGAACAagtgccaaagagaaaatggatagcATTGATTCAAGCCTCTCCCCAGGCCTGCTGCGTCTGGTTAATCAATCGAGGGACAAGGGCGCAAGTTCGTGGCTGAATGCGATGCCTCTCGCAGACAAAGGTTTAGCCCTCAACAAGAAAGAGTT